The genomic segment AATGTTTATCCAGGAATTCTTGAGGATTTCTATCTAAGTAAGCTCCGCCGTTACATTACAAACGTTGTAAATCTATTATGAAGCAGATTACATCCTAACGattgcaattaaattaatcTAGTACTTAGCTTTCGCGACACGCCGTTGATAATGGTGATCATAAAGCACATTGAAAAAGCGGCGCTTAGCATCTATGAGATCATGAATCCAGGCTACAGGGCGGTTGCCTTATACGGATTATTGAAGTTTTGGATTGAAAACATAGaaaaatcgcaatttaAGAGTAAAACAATGgagtatatattatcagaATACATTAGAAATAGCTACACAGGCGACATTAGGAGTGCCAATGAATTATTCATGGAATACACTAATAGGGTGGATGTTTGCGGTAACTTATTGGGAAAATATGGACAAGGGGACAAAAAGCATAAGATGGAACGTCTTTTGAGTGCCTCAGAAGACTGTTTGGACAATATGATGGATGTAGGTGAATTTGACCTGACACAATTACCCAAACTCAAATGCTTGATTAACGAAGCGCTGTACATTGTCCAAAACTATCGCAGATACTTGCATAATATAGAATAGCAATCATTCGCtttcaattttatgcactttgaatttaattattttacgTCAGGAATTGCAACATCATAGTATACAGTGGATGATCCCCACTTGTCTGTATGGACATTATTGCGTATTGGTATGGTAACatgtaaacaatttttactagattttttttttaGTTTTATCGCATTCGTAGCATTTTTATATCCTTATTTAAAATGCACATCTAGTGCCTATGTTTTGCATAGGAATCCTCGTTTATCACctacatatataattactaCTGCCAAATTTACTGTTGCAGCAGATAGTGACAAAATTGGGCTAATAATCGACACTTTGAAGACTCTCAATTTACTGGAGGCTTCTGAATTGGTAAAACAGATAGAAGATACTTTCGGTGTGGATTCAACAACTTATCTCACATCAGCCACGCCACTTGATGCCGTAAACCATTCTAAAACGCAAGCTGACGAGGATGAAAATGCTCAGGAAGAAGAAGATAATGGGATGATGAATGAGGGACCTCCACAGACGGAATTCAAGATTACGCTGGTTAAGATATTGGACGACAAGCGAATGCAAATGCTCAGGATCATAAAGGAAATTAACCCTTTGATGAACTTAAAGGAAGCTAAGGAGACTATGGACAACCTGCCTTTTGTTCTGGGGGAAAAGCTTAAAAAGGAGGCCATGGAGGCACTTAAATTAAAGGTTGAAGAAGCCGGTGGTACTGTtgaaatttcataaaataaTCGCAAATTTTGACTATATCGgtcatttatttaattaaaactATGGCTATTTGTAGTTTACGagtgtaaaattatatttctATGTTGTGATATAGCTAATTAAGAATGGGTGTCGTGGCAGCTTGTTGGGCctgtataatttgttgcTGCATTTCGAGAAGCTGGCATTCACGATCGTAGTGAAACATTACTGGTCCCACTAGTGTTACGATTGAGGTTCCGCCTATCCATAAAATCCATCCAACAGTGCTAATTCCTAAAGATATAAGCTTTTGCAGGCGATGGTTGGCAACAGATAATTTGTGTCTGATCAGGCTTTGATAGTCGTGCATAGCCAAGggtaattatatacacatataACCAGTCTATTAGGCGTGGTTATTAGCAATATTGAGGGTGGGGTTGTCAATGGCAGAATGCCTAAGTTTTACTGCGAGTACTGCAACATATACCTGACTCATAGCTCACCCGCTGGACGCAAGCAACATTCGCAAGGCAAGAAACATATCAAtgctaaaattgaataCTACCAGAGTAAGTGATCCCTAACACAGATTTAATCAGGGAAAGAGGATTCCAACCTCCTACCACAACAAATCCCCTAGTGCCCTTTGGGTTACGTAAGAATCAGCATATTCAGCCCCGGGATTACCTTTTCCTCCACCATTCCCTGCGCCTAATGGATTGCCAATGATGCCCATGGGCCCGCCTTTTGGCATGAGACCTCCAGGATTACCTATGAATTTGCCACCAGTATTTCCCCCATGTCCCTTGCCTCCCGGATTTCCTCCAGTAACTCCCACTGGCCAACCTGTAATTAGCCAGCAACCTACTGTACCTAGTCAAGCTCCAGTTGGAATCCCAGGAATGCCACCCGGAGTTCCTCCCGGAGTTCCACCAAGTAAAACACCTTATAATTTAGTGTTTGATGGGATGGTTCCACCTCCACTTCCCATGAATGTTCCCCAGAGCCAGAATTTTGTTCCACCAGTACCGCCAGATACataatactaattaatCCAACACAATGCAGATGCaaacaattgatattttaatttctatataattaattctaTTAAGGTTTTTATTTTAGTAATTCAATGCATAAACCTAGGTTAACGTGTATTAAGTGTGATTTGATcgtataaaattgtttagaGGTCAATTTAAGATACAATCATTGATGCCCGAACTGATGATTAATAATGCTATACTTTTTACGTCTATATTAATCGGACATAGTGTGACtatcatttataatagTTGTAAATTATGCGTTGTATAATGGTAAatatgcatatatatatcatcattacGCAAAAAccaatattgataattgattttagcAGTAAAGCAATTGACTAGGTTTGCATAAATGGAAACGCCTCCCTAATTTACGAAAAGTGTTTTAGATGAAATAAAATACTTTTCAACAACTATAGTAAAcgtaatattaatttagattaaaAGGGCGTATAAATTAACTAGTATAACATCTACTTAAagcaatatatattaatctAGGGATTTAAACAAAAAGATCCAAATTACACTGAAATGTTTACATGATGCAATGATCCATAgttttatcaattatacaagccacaataatatatattaaataataaatatagacATGTACAttgaatgaaaatataataatttacaaaggATATTAAAGCAGGTAGTAATCAAGAAAATTAAAAACTGTCCATAAACTAAAAGGCATTAGAAATACTACCATTAGACAATGCATATAAATTTGGCTAGCAAAACAGTTTCACTTACATTTTAAGCTAGCCATTTAGTTGAAAAAAAACATTAAATCCATTTTGGCACCATCTATTATATCTGGAACTGTAGACAATTTTCATAACTTCAAATATCTAATTCAAAAagtattaattaatcatttgaaataaataagCACTGGAATCCACCTTTATGCTAAGAATATACACATTACCAAGCTACATTGATACAAAGTGTATATAAACTTgaagtatattatatgtaaattgagtattaaacatattaaCTGGAAATATAATCGCATCtcttatatttttgtagtGAATTAATAGCTACAGTTTGCGTCTATATACATTGGTTGTGggcaaaataattatctgTTATATAAGAATGATGATCAAGAAAAGGAAAATGACAGACATTAATGGTGAAGGAACGCTTGATCCAAATGTTATGTCAAATACTAAATCGAGTGAAAATGACACAACTGAAATAAAACTTTATGGAGAGATATTAAATTCTCctataaaaaaatttgatatatgcTCACCAAATAAGaataaatcaaaatcaACTTTACTCACTTGCGATAACATCTCagacaaatttgaattttctATAGGAGTTTCTGATTACGATGattacaatataaaagTACAAAAAGAAGAAAATAACAACTTTAATAAAcataaaaaaaattttaatcaCAAAAACTATCAACATTATCATGAAAAATTACTCAATCTTGTGGCAAggataaaaaatataattgctGAATATTTAAACACAAAGGTATACCCGTGGTTTAAAAAACGCTTCCGTAAGATTAAAGAAGgtattaataaatgtttCGGAAAAATAGCAATCTTCACTAAAGGTAAAAAAATCTCATCAATGACGGCCAAATCTGTTAAATCGCAAAATCTCAAGATATACATATACTTACCCTGGATTAATAATCCCGAAACTTTAACCTCACAAATAGCagaaaaaataacaataaatgatatacAAACAAATGAAACTACCGGAGAATTAGGTAGAAACATAAATCACATTTTAATTAGTGtaaaaaaacaaaaaaCTATTACCACACCTATAAATTTCATCGTCAATCTTCATGCATCAACATCACAACAACATACAAATACGTGCGAGtgcaaaaaaatttatgaacaaaaattaattggGAATAATTATAAGGTGGAACGTACCAAAGAAACTATTATGATTGATGAGTCAGACATAAGTGGTGAACTTGCCGTGTTGGTCAAGGAAAACgaacaaaatttttcagCGGATAATAAGTATAACATTTGCCCCTTCGAAAGATCAAAAAAAAGATTAAATTATACCAACGGTGACAATTATTACTGGTATGACAGTAGCGAGGGGAGCCGACGTACACCTCCAAATCGACAGCAACACGAAGGATTGGAAGTAGAAAAAACAGctaatgaatatgcggtagagttggatggattggaaggagaaaaaacatgtaatgaatatgcggtagagttggatggattggaagGAGAAAAAACaggtaatgaatatgcggtagaGTTGGAGGGATTGGAAGTAGAAAAAACaggtaatgaatatgcggtagagttggatggattggaagTAGAAAAAACAGctaatgaatatgcggtagagttggatggattggaaggagaaaaaacatgtaatgaatatgcggtagagttggatggattggaaggagaaaaaacatgtaatgaatatgcggtagagttggatggattggaagTAGAAAAAACaggtaatgaatatgcggtagagttggatggattggaaggagaaaaaacatgtaatgaatatgcggtagagttggatggattggaagTAGAAAAAACaggtaatgaatatgcggtagaGTTGGAGGGATTGGAAGTAGAAAAAACaggtaatgaatatgcggtagagttggatggattggaagGAGAAAAAACaggtaatgaatatgcggtagagttggatggattggaagTAGAAAAAACaggtaatgaatatgcggtagagttggatggattggaagTAGAAAAAACaggtaatgaatatgcggtagagttggatggattggaaggagaaaaaacatgtaatgaatatgcggtagagttggatggattggaaggagaaaaaacatgtaatgaatatgcggtagagttggatggattggaaggagaaaaaacatgtaatgaatatgcggtagagttggatggattggaagGAGAAAAAACaggtaatgaatatgcggtagaGTTGGAGGGATTGGAAGTAGAAAAAACaggtaatgaatatgcggtagagttggatggattggaaggagaaaaaacatgtaatgaatatgcggtagagttggatggattggaaggagaaaaaacatgtaatgaatatgcggtagagttggatggattggaaggagaaaaaacatgtaatgaatatgcggtagagttggatggattggaaggagaaaaaacatgtaatgaatatgcggtagagttggatggattggaagGAGAAAAAACaggtaatgaatatgcggtagaGTTGGAGGGATTGGAAGTAGAAAAAACaggtaatgaatatgcggtagagttggatggattggaaggagaaaaaacatgtaatgaatatgcggtagagttggatggattggaaggagaaaaaacatgtaatgaatatgcggtagagttggatggattggaagTAGAAAAAACaggtaatgaatatgcggtagagttggatggattggaagTAGAAAAAACaggtaatgaatatgcggtagaGTTGGGAGTGAAAGTGTGTCCAACCAGGAGATACGATACCTACTGTGGCACGGAGTCCCATTCCGCTAGGGAACTAATTTGTACCACCAAAAGGGAAAATTCACCACATAATTTAAGATTGCTCAATTACATAAAGACCCAAGGCAGCCAACACGGGCAGCGCCAATGCTCCTCCGCCTTCATACCGACCCTAGAGCTGCCACCCATACAAACCACAGAATCCACACTCAATACTTCGCGATCATTCGAAAGCCTAGCTAGGCAGCTAAGCAGTCATTCCAGCACCTGCACGCGAGATCCACACCTTGACTCCCAGGGGTATAAAGAATACGAGCCAAAGTACTACGGCCGGCGGGCTCACTACAATGCACTGGAAAGGAAATTCAGCGAAGATGAGCCGCCTCAACTCGGCTATTTCCATCCGCTATTTGTCCTGCGCGGTCCTGCACTAATAGAGAACCGCCTAAGTGTAGTAGTGGTAGCTCCGTTTGAGGAAATACATTTTGATGCACCCCAATTCCTCTTCGCCCTCACTCGAACACTTTCTTCTGCCAGCGTAGGGTACGTGGTGTCTGGTCCATGCATTATAAATCGTGTGCCAAAGGGCATTGCGACGTCTATAGATGGGCAGGTCGCCTACTTTGATCTTCCCATACTCCCTCCGTACTATTGGTATTATGAGTTTACAACACCGCGTGAGCTGCTAACTTTTGATCAGAATGGCATAGCCGCAGAAACTCGTGACATgaaaattagtaatttaGTGCTGTATAATGGCGCACGCAGCGTGGCAGCACAACGTGTGAGCGAGGTTCTCGCCAATTTTGACCGGCTGTCGCCCTGTGATCAAAACTGTCTAAGACATGTCATTGGTACGGAGGAGCTGGAACCATTTGTAGCAGTGGATATTCCGATGAAACATGCGGATGCACTGCGATTTACCGAACTGGATTGTACAGTACACCCCCACTATCACAGGCAGGTTTATGTTACATTACCACTGAAAGAGCTGCTGCGCAGCGGGTTCGACCCCAAGAAGCTGGAGCTGCAAAatagcaaatttattgattttgtAGCGCGTTACGGCATTCTGCGCAAAAAGATACGACTATGCAGTCCAGTATACAACTTTAGTCCCTTGTTGTACCGCCTAGAACTGCATCTGCCTGGCAGCGATCTGATGGCCCATGGAGAGACGCTATTATTTGCACATTTCAATATCAAACTCATCCCTACCCTGCAGGTTCCGCCTGAAAAAGATGAGTCTGTACTGCCACATGCGGGGGTGGATGAATTAATGGAGCGCATGGATGATGAGGAATT from the Babesia microti strain RI chromosome I, complete genome genome contains:
- a CDS encoding 50S ribosomal protein L12, apicoplast, putative (overlaps_old_locusTagID:BBM_I02350), encoding MVTCKQFLLDFFFSFIAFVAFLYPYLKCTSSAYVLHRNPRLSPTYIITTAKFTVAADSDKIGLIIDTLKTLNLLEASELVKQIEDTFGVDSTTYLTSATPLDAVNHSKTQADEDENAQEEEDNGMMNEGPPQTEFKITLVKILDDKRMQMLRIIKEINPLMNLKEAKETMDNLPFVLGEKLKKEAMEALKLKVEEAGGTVEIS
- a CDS encoding mitochondrial import receptor subunit TOM22, putative (TOM22) (overlaps_old_locusTagID:BBM_I02355), with the translated sequence MHDYQSLIRHKLSVANHRLQKLISLGISTVGWILWIGGTSIVTLVGPVMFHYDRECQLLEMQQQIIQAQQAATTPILN
- a CDS encoding U1 small nuclear ribonucleoprotein C (overlaps_old_locusTagID:BBM_I02360); this translates as MPKFYCEYCNIYLTHSSPAGRKQHSQGKKHINAKIEYYQNLIRERGFQPPTTTNPLVPFGLPPGLPFPPPFPAPNGLPMMPMGPPFGMRPPGLPMNLPPVFPPCPLPPGFPPVTPTGQPVISQQPTVPSQAPVGIPGMPPGVPPGVPPMFDGMVPPPLPMNVPQSQNFVPPVPPDT
- a CDS encoding hypothetical protein (overlaps_old_locusTagID:BBM_I02365) — its product is MMIKKRKMTDINGEGTLDPNVMSNTKSSENDTTEIKLYGEILNSPIKKFDICSPNKNKSKSTLLTCDNISDKFEFSIGVSDYDDYNIKVQKEENNNFNKHKKNFNHKNYQHYHEKLLNLVARIKNIIAEYLNTKVYPWFKKRFRKIKEGINKCFGKIAIFTKGKKISSMTAKSVKSQNLKIYIYLPWINNPETLTSQIAEKITINDIQTNETTGELGRNINHILISVKKQKTITTPINFIVNLHASTSQQHTNTCECKKIYEQKLIGNNYKVERTKETIMIDESDISGELAVLVKENEQNFSADNKYNICPFERSKKRLNYTNGDNYYWYDSSEGSRRTPPNRQQHEGLEVEKTANEYAVELDGLEGEKTCNEYAVELDGLEGEKTGNEYAVELEGLEVEKTGNEYAVELDGLEVEKTANEYAVELDGLEGEKTCNEYAVELDGLEGEKTCNEYAVELDGLEVEKTGNEYAVELDGLEGEKTCNEYAVELDGLEVEKTGNEYAVELEGLEVEKTGNEYAVELDGLEGEKTGNEYAVELDGLEVEKTGNEYAVELDGLEVEKTGNEYAVELDGLEGEKTCNEYAVELDGLEGEKTCNEYAVELDGLEGEKTCNEYAVELDGLEGEKTGNEYAVELEGLEVEKTGNEYAVELDGLEGEKTCNEYAVELDGLEGEKTCNEYAVELDGLEGEKTCNEYAVELDGLEGEKTCNEYAVELDGLEGEKTGNEYAVELEGLEVEKTGNEYAVELDGLEGEKTCNEYAVELDGLEGEKTCNEYAVELDGLEVEKTGNEYAVELDGLEVEKTGNEYAVELGVKVCPTRRYDTYCGTESHSARELICTTKRENSPHNLRLLNYIKTQGSQHGQRQCSSAFIPTLELPPIQTTESTLNTSRSFESLARQLSSHSSTCTRDPHLDSQGYKEYEPKYYGRRAHYNALERKFSEDEPPQLGYFHPLFVLRGPALIENRLSVVVVAPFEEIHFDAPQFLFALTRTLSSASVGYVVSGPCIINRVPKGIATSIDGQVAYFDLPILPPYYWYYEFTTPRELLTFDQNGIAAETRDMKISNLVLYNGARSVAAQRVSEVLANFDRLSPCDQNCLRHVIGTEELEPFVAVDIPMKHADALRFTELDCTVHPHYHRQVYVTLPLKELLRSGFDPKKLELQNSKFIDFVARYGILRKKIRLCSPVYNFSPLLYRLELHLPGSDLMAHGETLLFAHFNIKLIPTLQVPPEKDESVLPHAGVDELMERMDDEEFVRIPHLVSVYGIFAKDKSPGFDPNVSNCTPVGASDTPPATGHKAGGGCLCGVLGRSCPYLSILKPSDFTDPSSFLKAYGDPLCEVVADCSEPGGTGANRQEGPASPEGDWTAPMVGRDGNWRCHVCSNVNFPRRTKCNKCSASRSTDGDRIVLQYVNRVHSELVRRVIMSKQRSRVVKRGSTRQPPLQLGLPS